The sequence below is a genomic window from Lolium perenne isolate Kyuss_39 chromosome 4, Kyuss_2.0, whole genome shotgun sequence.
TCCGTTCTGCCTAATCGCCACCATGCCTCCCCGGACCAAGCGCTGCATCAACGCCGCCGCCGGTGCCAGCGAGCACATGGAGAAGGGAAAAATCTCCAGATGGGAAAGATCCAAAATCTCCGCCAGGATCACCGGATGCTCAAGAGTCTGGGCCTGTTCAAGAACGAGGCCATGCGGATGCCAGGAGACGAGAGTACTACCCATCCTCCTGAAGGATTCCGGGTAACCTTCACTGACTTTCTCATTCGCGGATTATCTGTTCCTGtccacgaatttcttcgtggCCTTCTCTTTACCTAGGGGATTCAGATGtaccagctgactcccaactcTATCCTGCACATCTCTATCTTTATCACTCTTTGTGAGTGTTTCCTTGGCATCCACCTCCACTGGGGCCTGAGGAAACGCATCTTCTACCTACACCGCAACAATTCGAAGAACACCATCTACAATGTGGGTGGCGGTTGTATCTGTGTTCGGCCGGAAGCCAGATATTTTGATGTTAAATTTGCCaactccgtccaaggctggcgcaagaAATGGCTATATGTCAAGGATGAATCTTCGGATGCTCAGGAATATGGCCTTGCCCCTTTCGACCCATCAGAAGATATCCAGAGGCGCAAAtcttgggacgcggaggccatagCCGAAGAAATAGCGGCCACCGAGTCCTTGATTGCTCGTATCCGCGCACTGCAAAACACTGAAGGGGAAGAATTGTCGGGTGTGCATATCATTGCACACTTCCTGCGGATTCGAGTACAACCCTTTCAGGCTCGAAAAAAATCCTCTTTGGCTGTATTCTGGTGTCGAAGATTCTGATAAGGTTTCCGAAGACCTTCCCTTGAAGGATTTGGAAAGGTTAGTGCACCGCTTTACCTCCCTAAGCAAGAAGAGTGAAGTTCCCTCTtcctgtcgcgtggaaccattcaGTGGTGCCCATGCCCTTCCAGCTGTAAGTTATTTTCCTCGAGCTGTGCTATTCTTCTTGCTAGTTGAACAAATTTGCACCTAACTTGCTTTTTCTTTCTATAGAATCACCGCGCTCtttcttctcttcctccccttcctgaaggtggagatgtGCCTGAGCGAGCCATCATTACTGATGACTTGCAAGAGGCTTCTGTTATCGAGAGCGAAGCCGCAGATTCTGAAAAGGACGCGGGTTCCTCTCATGAAATATCGGGATAAGAACAAGTTTCTGTTTCCTCCCAAACAAACTCTTCTCCTCCTTCGGCTTATCCAGATAAGCATAAGAGGGAAAAAAACTCTGACGAAGAAAATTCCGGCGAGTCAAAACTGCCTCAACCGGCTGCTGAGGAATCTACACCCGAGGAATTTGATCCTTTCGGCGCTGCTGCTGTCGTAAGTTCGTAAGTATACGTCTTGCTCAACTGTTTTGTATTAGGTCCTTATCTTCTTGTTTTTTTATGTTTTGAGTGTTCTATGATTAGGGACGACGAAGAACTTCCAGAGGCTGATGCTTTCGAGCCAGCTCCTACTAGCACATCTCACATGCTAGTTCTATTCGAGGACCCGAAAGTTTCAGTGGAAGCTGCGAGTCCTCAGCCAAGCCCCCGAGCCCCAAAGAAGAAACCAAGAACTAGTGCTTCTCCTCGAGTGGTCGCTGCTTCCGGGAATATCCCTACTTCTATTCTCAACGATGTGAGTGCTGCTTCATGTCCTTGTTTTGTCATTCAAAAAAAGGTACTCAAATGTCTTTCCTGTAttacagcctttgatgaaggagatgTCCGACATGACCTCCCGTTTTATCGGGTTTCGCGACGAGGCCGAATCTCTAAGAAGTACTATCTTGTTTTTTCTTTTCATTATGCTTGTACTTTTTTGACTACTGCTTATGTATCTATTTTTGTTCAGGAAATCTGCACCTTCCGGAGGATCGTGCCGCAGAACTTGAGAGAAAACTCCAAGACAACGAAGAAGCTCGGCTCAATGCTGAGAAAAAGGCCGCAACTGTTGATGATCTTCGGGAGCGGCTCCATGAAGCCGAAAATGCTTTGAGTCAAAGAGAACAACAAATCACCCAAAGGGAACATGGTATTGTTGCACGCCTGCAGACACAATCTTCCAGATTCTCAAGTAACGTTCTGCTCTTTTTCTCAGCCAATTTCGTATTTATTTCCTTATTCTGCCTTTACATATTTTGGCAAATATCTATTTTTCCAGCAGAAAGAATTGGTGAGAAGTATATCCTCAATGAAGACAAAGAAGAGGACCCTCTCTTGGAAGACTTTCTTGTTGATCTGGGaatggtcttgttgtgagactccgccgtaattaagcgggttcaagcatgcgtatggttacatttgggcaacccctgcagggtgtacatcttatcgataagccgtgtccgcagttatggacgacttggaattgtatagcttgatcatagaacaacttacacctttatggtGCTGCTAATAATTTGTTAATAACTTGCGTAATAATTTAGCATCACTACAACtgttacctaataaaacttgtcaaccgtgtgagtgcccttgttaCTACTTCttcctttgcgaagggggaacacatcggctgggttatgtttgcagagtatagaactgttagtgcgctctcttatctattTCTAGCACCTGTAAGTtgtgagtgtctctataggtttttagtgcttgcgcgctgccgcttaaccccaccatattgcttaTGACGTTTCTCTTGCGTCCTCCAAGTCCCCtgtgtgcctcaagtacaaaggatgactggttgacgaatgatatacgtcttgaagtcttgttaagtatgaacccgtacttattgctgctttgggacataaccgggcaggtatgaagatcggtgcgatgaagaacgacgttagcaaggttacccttccggcttggactgggcagggttatggacgccactggttatcttcaggactcttagttcaATTTGtagcttgtccgtactcggacgcattagacatttctgtatgatttggatctttgtattgcatctgtatcttgactcgttggagtcattgttgtaatatatctgtttcttgtgggctctattgtaatcccgttgtaatgttaccgctcgtgttaattcctctggcatcacgtgtgtgattcgtcgcacacgtcgtgtcggagggcgtctcagaatcgatatcgtgcggatttcggcgggttcgctgggatcctcatggtagcggttccggggcgtcacaagttggtatcagagctcaggttgacggtaccccaataGTCAAGCATGTAGGTTAACCTTGCCAATggacgttgttgtgtctagtgtcaaaactattttcgaaaattcgttggatagatctgattagctctgattttgctccttatctatattctttctcctcttacttttgcgattttgagtcttctcttgtctgcttctccgagtcttaggcttccacgtgggttggacgatctttgccttatCCTAATAGGTTCGATCTTCGGAGAATCTCGACAGACGCGAATCATCAAcgacggaacaacgacttcttgttggtggtgtcgaccgTTCTACATGGAGCAACAATTTTTGTTAGTGGTGTCAAGGAGATCGGCACGTCGCCAGAAGACCCGATAGTTCACCGCTCTCCCCCGTACCTTGGCGTGGGATCTCTGGGCacgatcccttgttagtggtgtcattTGTAACGACCCGGAAAAACCCTGATATTAGATTTTTCTCCGCTGCTCGTTTTTCCGTGTCGTTCCaagtcatcatgcatcatgcctATTTTAAATCCCAAAATTATTTTATTAAACTCTATTTCTATCGCCAAAATTATTCTCTCCTTTTCGTCCCAAAATTAAATCTATATTTTTCTAGTATTTTTCTGGTATCAAAAGTATTTTAAAATGGTTTATTACTAAACAGGAAATAAATAAAAGAAAACTgttttttaaaataaaaaaatgggAGAGAGCCTGCCAACCGGCAGCCCAACCGGCCAAGCCTAGCTCCGGCCCAGCTCGGCCAACCCCAGCCAAACCCTAATCCCACCGAGCTCCCTGGCCTTTTTGCTTTCCTACCCCCTCCGCCGCTGGCCTCCCCTTCTTGCAAGAAACCCCCTGCCGTTTTCTTTTTCGCAGGAAAACCCTCCCACCATCTCTCCTCTCTCACTGCTCTTTTCCGTCCCGAGCCCGAGCGCCTCTGCTCGACCCCGACGCCAGGTTCCTCGCGCCGAGCACCCCCATCGAACCTAATGCCAAGCTCCGCCGCAAGCTCCGTCGCGCCCTCTCCTCAGGCGTCGACCGCCGTCCCTTCCCCCGCGCTCTGCTGGCCCCGCCGCACCATCCCCGCCGCCAGGAACCACGCGTGCACGACGTCGCCTCATCGACCAAGACCAGCGCGCCGCTCGCGCTCTGCTAGGCCTCGCGctcggcctcctcctctcctccatgGCACCGTCACGTCCTCATGCTCCGGCCGCCGCCCCGCAGCACCTCCCCGTGCCCAAGCTCTGCCTCGCGGGTGATGCGCCCCTCCTCTACCGCGCGTGGTCGCGCGCCTCCCCGGCCCTGCCTCACGCTCCTCTCTGCCCCAGCGCCTCTCTTCGACGCTGCTCCATGTTCTGCTGCTCTGCACCGCGTGAACGTCTGCGTCGAGCCCAAGGCCACTGCCATACAGCTCGACCTGGTGCCAAATCCGGCGGGCCCTCTTCTGTGGTGGTCTGTTGGTAACGCCGTGCTGTTGTGTGTGCTGCGGAGATGTTGAGGAAACCGTGCACTTCCTCCAAGTTATGCGACAATGATGATCGTGTGTGCTGCTGCGTGAAGATGTGGCTAAATGAAAACCATCGGGCTCTTCCTCGCGATCTCTGGTTCGTTTCCAAGTTCATCGGCGCCATTTCAAGTTCGCCATCGACATCGAAGACGGAAACCCAAGTTCTCCGTTCGAAGTCCGAAACCCCGGttacctcttcttcttcgtcaatCCGGCAACCATCCTTGTTCCGATATCGTGAGACTCCAACCCTAAACCAACCCTATTTTATAAATGTGCTATATATCTTGTTGCATCAAAACatgttgcatcgcatcatatatCTTGTGGGTGTCTGGGGGTTGATAGCGATTCACCTAATAACCTAATATGGAATTGTTCGGGATTGTTATTATCGTGTctcggttccatttaactttgagtAGCACACCCTTGTTTCGTTCTTGCCATGTTAACCAACATTTAATTTGGCGGTAGGAAAAAAACTTCAACCTAATAAGTTGTTTGTCCTGGATTCCGATTccgcttaatatggataagttgcatcgcatcatgtttgccatgccatgcatatcgtaTGATGATCATGCCGGTTCTTCTTCCGTAGCTGTAAGCTTTTCATCCGTTGTTTGTTTTAgcgtttgcttcttcccggataggatcacgaagtggtgctgtgagatacgacaagttctccggttgTTCTTTGACAACCTTTAACAtgcaagcatttcctaaactcctgtctctgcaggagtcgctcacctattttattttgccttctctctcatgctagccttgagttgcgttcttgtcgcgTGTCCTATCCACATGTTACCTCAAGCaacctatattgcctccaccaccctcctatagctattgtttggttatcgggtctgccttgcgagtcataGTGCATCCTAGTGCCGTTTATATCTTGTTACCGTtatcgctatcttatcgggttatctattAGGTTGTTGGGagattatcacatgctatatcagttgttggagataatcatgccttacttatttgttaacaactaaaattgtaagcagtggCATctatgagcccctttgcgaaagcatcggatctttgtctcgctaatgtcccctaggatccgagttcttgttatctgttccgagattgagcgctctacccgtacgtggggatgtttatcgggacccccctcacccattaccttttctcaagtcagtgtaaaagggggccacaaccttggttttatttgcctatgccatgtataccatgctttacttactgttgccttcgggtgtttacattccgttgccttcgggtgtttatattctgtattgtACCCCGCGGGACATTTAGCgaaagcgtgtggttcgcacgcctagccgccgtcgcaaaccctgagtccgcttcggagtacggccaAACTTCattacgggtagcttagtcgggtggcccccctagactttcttgttgatctgggaacggtcttgttgtgagactccgccgtaattaagcgggttcgagcatgcgtatggttacatttgggcaacccctgcagggtgtacatcttatcgataagccgtgtccgcggttatggacgacttggaattgtatagcttgatcatagaacaacttacacctttatggtGCTGCTAATAATTtgttaataacttgcgtagtaatttaGCATCACTACAATtgttacctaataaaacttgtcaactgtgtgagtgcccTTCTTACTACTTCttcctttgcgaagggggaacacatcggctgggttatgtttgcagagaatagaactgttagtgcgctctcttatctattTCTAGCACCTGTAAGTtgtgagtgtctctataggtttttagtgcttgcgcgctgccgcttaaccccaccatattgcttaTGATGTTTCTCTTGCGTCCTCCAAGTCCCCtgtgtgcctcaagtacaaaggatgactggttgacgaatgatatacgtcttgaagtcttgttaagtacgaacccgtacttattgctgctttgggacataaccgggcaggtatgaagatcggtgcgatgaagaacgacgttagcaaggttacccttccggcttggactgggcagggttatggacgccactggttatcttcaggactcttagttcaATTTGtagcttgtccgtactcggacgcattagacatttctgtatgatttggatctttgtattgcatctgtatcttgactcgttggagtcattgttgtaatatatctgtttcttgtgggctctattgtagtcccgttgtaatgttaccgcttgtgttaattcctctggcatcacgtgtgtgattcgtcgcacaCGTCGTGTCGaagggcgtctcagaatcgatatcgtgcggatttcggcgggttcgctgggatcctcatggtagcggttccggggcgtcacaagttggtatcagagctcaggttgacggtaccccaataGTCAAGCATGTAGGTTAACCTTGCCAATGGACGTTGTcgtgtctagtgtcaaaactattttcgaaaattcgttggatagatctgattagctctgattttgctccttatctatattctttctcctcttacttttgcgattttgagtcttctcttgtctgcttctccgagtcttaggcttccacgtgggttggacgatctttgccttatCCTAATAGGTTCGATCTTCGGAGAATCTCGACAGACGCGAATCATCAACGacagaacaacgacttcttgttggtggtgtcgaccgTTCTACATGGAGCAACAATTTTTTGTTAGTGGTGTCAAGGAGATCGGCACGTCGCCAGAagacccgatagttcacctctctcccccgtaccttggCGTGGGATCTCTGGGCacgatcccttgttagtggtgtcattTGTAACGACCCGGAAAAACCCTGATATTAGATTTTTCTCCGCTGCTCGTTTTTCCGTGTCGTTCCaagtcatcatgcatcatgcctATTTTAAATCCCAAAATTATTTTATTAAACTCTATTTCTATCGCCAAAATTATTCTCTCCTTTTCGTCCCAAAATTAAATCTATATTTTTCTAGTATTTTTCTAGTATCAAAAGTATTTTAAAATGGTTTATAACTAAACAGGAAATAAATAAAAGAAAACTgttttttaaaataaaaaaatgggAGAGAGCCTGCCAACCGGCAGCCCAACCGGCCAAGCCTAGCTCCGGCCCAGCTCGGCCAACCCCAGCCAAACCCTAATCCCACCGAGCTCCCTGGCCTTTTTGCTTTCCTACACCCTCTGCCGCCGGCCTCCCCTTCTTGCAAGAAACCCCCTGCCGTTTTCTTTTTCGCAGGAAAACCCTCCCACCATCTCTCCTCTCTCACTGCTC
It includes:
- the LOC127348207 gene encoding uncharacterized protein, giving the protein MGKIQNLRQDHRMLKSLGLFKNEAMRMPGDESTTHPPEGFRCFLGIHLHWGLRKRIFYLHRNNSKNTIYNVGGGCICVRPEARYFDVKFANSVQGWRKKWLYVKDESSDAQEYGLAPFDPSEDIQRRKSWDAEAIAEEIAATESLIARIRALQNTEGEELSDSDKVSEDLPLKDLERITALFLLFLPFLKVEMCLSEPSLLMTCKRLLLSRAKPQILKRTRVPLMKYRDKNKFLFPPKQTLLLLRLIQISIRGKKTLTKKIPASQNCLNRLLRNLHPRNLILSALLLSDDEELPEADAFEPAPTSTSHMLVLFEDPKVSVEAASPQPSPRAPKKKPRTSASPRVVAASGNIPTSILNDPLMKEMSDMTSRFIGFRDEAESLRRNLHLPEDRAAELERKLQDNEEARLNAEKKAATVDDLRERLHEAENALSQREQQITQREHGIVARLQTQSSRFSTERIGEKYILNEDKEEDPLLEDFLVDLGMVLL